The sequence ACTTTACGTCGTCACGAGTAGTCTTGGTCGACCGGCTATGCATGCCCTTATTATGGATTCGACCACGCCTGATAATCGGAAAGCCATTTATGCGCTGGATTATTGGCTTGTGAATTTATCGTTGGCAATTGGGGCTGCCCTTGGTGGCCTGTTGTATGTAAATCATCAAATTGAGTTGTTCGCATTCCTAACAATTACTTCGATAATCTTGCCGATTGCTTATAAAATCTGGTTGATTGATGAACAGACAATTCAGTTTGAAAAGCAACATCAGAATGTGTTGTTGGATGTCATCCAAAGTTATAAAATTGCCTTTCAAGATAGTCCATTTGTCAAAGTCGTACTCGGCTCCATGTTCATCTTTGCGGCGGAATTTTCTTTAAATAGCTATATTGGGGTTCGGCTAGCAGAATCATTTGAATCCATATATATTGGTGGATTTGAAGTGGCGGGTGTACGTATGCTAAGTATTCTTAATATCGAAAACATGCTGCTCGTTGTCTGCTTTACGTTTATAATCAATAAGTTTACGGATCGTTTCAGCAAGCAAAAAGTATTGCTGATTGGTCTTATTGTCTATAGTATCGGTTATATTACCGTTATGTCAGCAAATGTTTGGTACATATTGTTGTTATTTAATTTAATTGCTACGCTTGGCGAACTCATCTATTCACCTGTACGTAATGCAGAGCAAGCAAATATGATTCCAGTGGATAAACGAGGTTCTTACTCGGCCTTTTCGAACATTTCATTTAGTGGAGCAGACTTAATTGCCCGTTCGACGATTATTATAGGCGCTTATTTAATCCCTACAATGATGTCTGTTTATATCGGTATTATATTGATGGTTGGTACTTTCCTTTTGTATACGGGTTTGTTTATAAGAAAACCCGTTAGTTAGCAAAAAACGCCAGTGAACTTGCACAAAAAATATCTGATTGTTGGAATTAACAGTGCATACTTTTATTGGAGATGAATGTGTGGTTTCCTTTTCTGTTATGGAGATTATTTCATGGGAGCCGCTGCCAATAACTTATACCTATTTATAAATTTGTTATTTGTCTATTTGTCTATTTGAAAGACGCAAATTATGATAGGAGTGTATAAATGATGGAATTCAAGTTTTCACTAAGTCATTCGGATGGAATTCTTAGTGAGGAGCTTAGGTAAGCTATGGAATATAGACTTACAAAGGTAGTCAATGATAAGAAAAGTTATTTGTGGAATACAAATTGGCTAATCGTTTCTGAAGGTAACAATTGTATAATTGGCGGCATAATGCTAAAAGGCTTACCAAATAAAAATGGTGAAGTAATAATCGGTTATTACACACACCCTACGTATCAAGGAAATGGCCACATGACAGAAACTATGACTAGAATAAAAGGTTGGCTGCTAAGTCAACCTAATGTTCGGTATATAATCGCAGATACCGAAAAAGATAATATTGCATCTCATAGAGTACTAGAAAAGGTAGGGGCAGAAATATATAAGGAAACGGAAGAATTATATTATTGGAGAATTTTTTAATAGGGGAATACGTCTTTACTATGTAATTGGATTAAGTGAACAGTGCCAGTCGCTCATTCAAACGTGTAAGTTCTAATTAACATGAATGTTTGAGTGACTGTGGTCCTTTACAAGTATGGCCTTTAAGGCATCGTCAAATTTCTAACGCAAATGCTCTCAACAAACAGTCAATTTAGCATTGGGCAACTCATTGTAACCAGCGTATCTATCCACATGTAAATATTCCTAAAACCCTTCAGGAATTTGTGAGGATACTTATTTACACATGTTGTTGATACTCATATAAAATGTTTACTAGCGTGCCTTCGCCTGAGCGATGTAACTACATTCACACTTATTCCTCTCCGCTATTTTACGAATAAATTAACGGTGCAAGACCCGTAAAAAACGGTTTATTGAAGGACCGAAATTGTGGTGGAACCCTACATCTTTTTACGAATTTTCGCTATTACTAACAGTAATAAAGGGAGTAGTATGCCGAATGTAGCACCAAAAGGTAACCAAGCACCTTTATTGTATTGCATGGAGTCAACAGTAGTGGGATGTACAATGACAGAAAGGACAACAATGAGTAGTCCTAAAGGCAGCGTTAGTGGTCGATACTCTTTTATGTTTACTAATTGTGCAAGCCCTATGACGGATGCATAAAAATAGATGAGAAGCTTAAAGAAGATTGTTATGATCCACATAAATGCTATAAACATTTCTAGTCTTTGTAAAAAATTCCCTATTTCAATTCTTTTTGCTAAAGAATAACTAGGGTACATTAGTTTTGAAGTCGTCTCTGCACCTAAGACCACAATAGTAAGCATAACAATGATAACCAAAATAATTCCAGCAATGAGCGTTCCTTTAAAAAGAGCTTTCTTTGCTTGTTGTGAGTCATTCACGGCAATAGGGAAAATCATTAATAGTACAACTGGTGAAAATGAAAAAATACTTAAAAAGAGGAGCATGCCGTATATCATTGGTTTCATCTTTGTTTCTAATATGGGTTGAGTGTTTGCAAAATCGAAATTAGGAGAAAGGAGGAAAACAGTTAGTAAGAATAGCAAGATAAACCAAGGGAAAATGATTTCCGCAGAACGAGCAATTGTTTCTAATCCGTAACGTACACCCATAATAATAACACTAATAAATAACAAATTGAAAGCTAAAAGTGGTGTTTCTGGCATAAGTTGTGTTTGCATGAAAGAACCCACAAAGTAGAGAAGTTCTCCGGAAACGACTATTGTAAAGAAAAGAAAAGAAATCGTAACAATTTTTCCAATCCATTTGCCAAGCAATTTTTCATTCATTTCAACAAGGGTCATTGATGGTTCGATACTTCCAACGACATTGTATAATTTAACTAATAATAGAGCAACAACTACACCAAGAATAGCGGCTATCCACGCATCTTGTTTTGCTTCCTGGGCTATAATTCCAGGCACAATTAAAATGGAAGAGCCGATTAAAAATAAAATGACTAAAATAGTAAATTGGCGAACGCTTATTTTTATGGTTTCCATTGTCTACCTACCTTATTTAAATCTCATTTTAAAGTCGCTTGCAACCAGTCTGTAATGGGCTTATAAACGAATTCAATCCAATCGATTGGGTTCGGAACGGCTACTTTTAAATTAACTGCAATACTCAAGCTTGTTGCGAATAAGAGAAGAACAAAGAACACCCGGAATTCTTTTATATTTCCTTTCTTTAAGAGGGTAGGGGCTTCGGTGACGAATATTCCAGCGGCTACGATGACTATCCCTAAATTCATCCACATGTCGTTTACTCCCTCTGTTTTTTTGGTATGGTGTTTATAATGGTGCCCAATCCTTTTGTTTTCACATCTACTTTTACTTGTACTTCAAGTTCTGGGAAAATCTGCTCCCAGTCCTTCTCTAACTTCTTCCAAGCTTCGGGATTTGAACGATGAATAACTTCACCGAACCCAAATATATCGGCTTTATACTTGTTTTGAATGGTATCAAGTGTATTTGTAATATTTGTTGTGAGTGTTTCACTTGATATTTTATCTAGCTCAGCAATTGTTTCTTTTTTTTCCAAGTTAATCGGGCAATCTACTTCTGCTACAGTTTGATTAGATTGGATGTCTAGTTTAATGCGTGGCTTTTTGTTCGCCATTTCACCTTTTACTTTCGTTTTAGAGCTCTTCACTTCTGTTGTAATATTTCCGCCTTCGGGGCATGCAATAATAGTTGCTGTGCTTTTAATTTTATCTTTAATGTAGGTATAACCCTTACTTTCCTCTTCATTTAATAAGCCAACCATTTTTCCATTCTTGAATACAGCCAATCCTGAGTAGTACAAGATGGCAGGAGGGATGGTCTTCTCCACATTGGCGTTACTTGTGCCTTTTGAAGGGTCACCATTAATACGAATAGTTGTTAAAACGGTATTTCCATTTGTTTTCTCAAGGTCTTTAATTAACTCATCAAATCGAGTTGGTGAAGAGGATGCCCATACTTCTGATGAATTTTTAAGTGAGTTATACATTGTATTTGCAGGGATTTTTTCGAGTGGTGATAAGATTCCTAATATTTCTTTTGCTGGTAATTGATCCGACACGACAACCAAAAAGTTTGATCTCATTTCTTGGTCTCTCATAAATAAATCTAGTTTTTGATCAATTCCCTCCACTGCTAATTCTTCGCCTAAAACCATAATCCCAACATGAGAGAAATATGGTTTTCTTGGGGTGACGGTTGACAATTTTCTAATCGCCTCAAATAAGGTTTCTGCTTTTGCATGGTATAAAACAAATGGCATGCGCCCTCCATTCGATTTATTTGAAGATATTTCACTAGGATTAACGATTTGGACCGAAACTTCATAGTCATCTTCTACTTTGTCAATTCCAACAGCTGCGACGATTGAAAATTCATTGAGCTCTCGCTTGTTCCAGCAACCAGACATAATTAGAGCTATGGCAATGAGTAAACATGAGGATACCATCACCCGTTTCACATTAAAAACTCCTTTCGAAAGTTCATGCATTCGTTTCTTACTCCTTGTGCTTGAGTTTATGGGTAAGCTTATTTTGTTCGCGTATTGGGTTTTTCTGATTAATGAGACGCGGGCGGGACAGTAAAGCCCATCTAGGAAATCGAAGAATCGCATCCTTCTGATCAGCGGGTTCATAAGGTGTAAAAGGACTCATGTAGGGAACCCCGAACGTTCGAAGGCTACATAAATGTAGAGTTAGTGCGAAAAGTCCGATGACAATTCCAAACAAACCGAATGTGGCGGCTAGCACAATCATGGGAAATCGCAGCATGCGGAATGCACTAGACATACTATAGGCAGGGAAAACAAAGCTACTAATCGCTGTTAAAGAAACAACGATAACCATTACAGCAGAAACTAATCCCGCCTCGACTGCCGCTTGACCAATAACCAGTGTTCCAACAACCGATAATGCAGTTCCGACTGTTCTTGGCATGCGAAGCCCGGCTTCCCGCAAAATCTCAAATGCCAATTCCATTAGCATTGCTTCCACGAAGGCAGGGAATGGAACACCTTCCCGTTGTGCAGCAATACTTATAAACATCGATGTGGGAAGCATCTGAGGATGAAACGTTGTAATAGCGACATATAAGGATGGACCAAGTAATGCAAAAAAAGCACCAATATAACGGAGAACCCGCACAAGACTACTAACATCTGCCCGCTGGTAATAATCCTCTGGAGAATGAATGAACGAAACGAACAAAGCCGGAACGATGAGAACAAAGGGGGTTCCATCTATAAGGATTGCCACCTTTCCTTCTAGAAGTTCAGCAGCGATAACATCCGGGCGTTCGGTATTGTACACCGTTGGGAATGGTGTAAACGTATCATCTTGGATTAGCTCTTCTATATATCCACTTTCCAGAATGCCATCGATATCAATTCGATTTAGTCTGGCGCGAACTTCAGTGACAATTTCGTCACTGACAATTCCATTGATATACATAATTGCAACATCAGTTTGGGTGACTCGTCCAATTTGCATCGTTTCAAGCCAGAGATTAGGATCTTTTATTTTACGTCTAATTAGTGAAGTGTTTGTGCGCAATGTTTCTGAAAACGACTCACGTGGGCCACGAACTACAGATTCTGCTAAAGGTTCAGTTACACCACGGTCCTGCCAGCTTCTTGTGCTAGAAGCTATAAGACCTTCAGAATGGCCGTCTACTAGAATAACCGTCTCGCCAGATAACACTGAGTGGTACAATGTTTTATAATCGTCAACGTCTTTTACATCAGCAATCGTGAGGACGGAGTCTTTAATGATTTGAATAATGTCGGGAGACGATTGAATTTCTTTATCCAAACGTGTTCCTTTAGCATCAAGCATCACTGACTCCATTATGAAGTCAGTGATGGTCTTTTGATCTGCCAAGCCATCGGTGTAAATAATCCCCATTAACTGCTCGGCTGATTTTCCAATCCGCACTACTCTAATTGTGATATCAGTACTATTTCCAAGTGTCTCTTTAATTTGCTGAATATTTTCTTGAAGACTTGTATGTAGGAGTATCTTGGATTCAGCTGGCTGTTGGTCTGGATTTTGTTCAAACGATTCTTTTACTGTATTTGATACCCATTTATCAAAGAAATTCATTATTACCTCCCCTCCCATATTTAATTCGTTACCTCAGTATGACCGGATGGGTTCTTGTATAGACGCAGATAGACTAAAAAAACTGCCAAACAATTAAGCGAGACAGCAACGAAACATTAATCTGTTTGGAATTCTAAGTGCAGCTTACTTCTGACTGACATGTAAAAAATTCTTGTAACTACTTAGGCACCTATGTTGATATAAAAAATTCTATCAACAACGCTTGGCGCCTAACAGGGGATGCCTCCCGCGATAAGCCTAATAGAAAACCACTATTAGTCTTATCGCTTCGGCTACCCCTGTTAGGCGCCTTCGCTGGAGATTCGCAGGTATTATTTGTTCAACCCACTTAGATTCATTCTATTTGAAAGAGAATTCTCCACGTGTGACGGAGAGGAGTGAGGAAAGGATATAAGAAAGCGTCAGGTTAGCATAATCGAGAAAGATGAAATAGGGAATTCTGGTGGTAAAGATGTTATTATAAATTTGGTTTTATAAAAGCTTGAGATAGTGTTTAGAATATTAACATTGGCTTGAATGATATGGCATACATATATATGAGAACATTAAGAAGAGGTATTGATGAGTATGAATGAGGAATTAATACAAAATGCCAATGAAAGCTATCGGTTGGCCGAGCAGAAGGCTGCTCATTATTTTACATCATTGTCTGAACAGCTTGCGCAACAGACTTATGCATCTACGCTGATAAAAGATATACAGTCCTGGAAAAAGAACCATATTTATCCTTACTCGTTATTCACCCTTTTTTCGCGTGGAAAGGGAAAATTTGATTCTAAAGGGTATCACAATTACATCCAATGGCTGGCTTACACAGGTAAACTAGATAACTACTTAGATCGAAGCATTTCCTATATTTACATGCGAGATCTGGGCAAAGCCTTGGACTCATCTGACACACAGGCTAGTGTTCGACGTACAGCCGAGAGCCTGAAAAATCATCTGACACAATCCAATGCAACAGATGCCGAGACATTTAGTATGGCTTGGTTATATCGACAGGCTCAGAAGGAAAGCGTTGAGCCCGCTATGATCTGGGTGATGGATAAATTAAAGACGGTATCCTTCAATATACCGAAGGGGATGGATGCTGCGGAAGCCAAACGAAAGCTTATCAAAATTATGGCAGGGGTTATCATTCATGTGAATGAAGAGATGGATGCTGATAGTACTCCTGAGGAACGTACTCAGAAACTGGATGAAGCGATTAGGCTAGGGTATTGCTATGGCTTAACCTATCCATTTATTGACGATCTTCTAGATGCCAAAGTCTTATCAGAAAAAGAGAAAAAACGTTTTGCCGAATTAATTCGTACGACACTTATCACAGAATCTGTTCCAGAATTGGGTGAGTGGACTGGGAGAAATGCGGGTCTAATCCGCTATATTCATTCAGAGCTCCGAGATGCCTTTGAGTATATTAAGGCCCATCAGCGACCAGAAACAAGAAGAAAGTTTTTCGAGCAATCCTTTGTATTTTTTAATTCACAGGAAGTAGATCGCACGAAGGATCTATCGAATGCCAATTACTCCAATGAAGAGCTGTATATCCCCGTCATTTTAAAATCTTCATATTCCCGATTAATTACCCGCTCAGTTATTAGTGCGCCTGAGGATGAGGGCTTCGACAACCGAACATTTTTATATGGCATTTACAATCAGCTAGCGGATGATTTTGCTGATATGTTTGAGGATATGGAGGAAGGAAGAGTAACCCCTTATACGTACTATATGAAATATCATGACAAGCGTTTGGATCTTATCAATCCTTTCGAATTGTATTGGACGGTCATTTTTAATTTGATCCATAACGTGTATCACTCAGATAGCAAGACCTGTGAGGTAATTCTTGATCGTGTAATAAACGGGTTGAAACGATTTAAGAAACGAATGGGAACTAAAAAATATGACGAGGTTATGAAGCTATTTGCTGCTGGAAACACAAAATTTAGCTATGTCGTTCAAAAAATGGTTCGAAAAGCAGAAGACGTAGATTTCTTTGATAAACTGCTTCGGGATCATATGATTACTAATTTGAAAAATGAGCGGAAAGAGCAGGAAGACTTTTCAGAGATGATTGAAACTGTACGCAAACAGATTAACAGCTCATTAAATATCCCTACAGAAGAAAATAGATCTTTGATGACAGACCCCATCATTGATGCAGCCAATTATAGTTTAGCAAGTGATGGCAAGCGGTTGAGACCAATCATGACTTGGGTTATGGGTGTTACTGAGTATGGTTTAAATAAGTCTGCAATTGTGCCACTTCTGAAATCATTGGAATATATGCACACGGCATCCCTTATTTTTGATGATTTACCGTCCCAGGATAATGCGTCCACCCGTAGGGGGCGTTCGACTTTACATCAAGTGTATGACGTTGCCACCGCAGAATTAACGGCACTTTATCTAACCCAAAAAGCGATGGAAGAACAGGCATCTCTTGACCAGTTCAATCCTAAAACCGTGCTCCACTTGATACGATATTCATCCCAAGTGACGGGGGATATGTGTAGGGGACAGGCGATGGATTTAGATTCCAAAGGGAAATCGTTGACATTGGAACAATTGAATATGATGTGCTTTTATAAGACGGGAATCGCATTCGAAGCTTCACTGATAATGCCGGCAATTCTCGCTGGTGTAGAGGAGTCGGAAAGAGGAGCCTTGAAAAAATTCGCCCGTCATGCCGGCATTGCATTTCAGATCAAGGACGATTTGCTGGATGTTGAAGGAGATTTAACTGTGCTTGGAAAGCCGATTGGAAAAGATGCTGAAAACAACAGCTCAACATTTGTGTCAGTGTTAGGCGTTACAGGTGCAAAAAAAGCGATGTGGGAGCATTATTGTTGTGCAATGGAAGTATTGCAAGATGTACCACGTAATACTGGTTTTTTGAAGCATTTATTAAATTATATTGTGAATCGGGATCATTGAGTTAGATATCCAAGTTAATGGGGACCTCATTAACTTGGATTTTTTATAAAGTCCTACATATTTTTAGACTTTTATGTTTTCTGAATCGTCTAATAAGTGGGGAGGGGGGATACTTATTATGGAACAGGAGGATGCAAGCTTTCGAGCGATTATTAATGAACATAATGATTATTTGCTTCGGCTTAGTTATTTATATGTGAAAGATTGGAATGCAGCGGAAGATATTGTACAAGATGTGTTTATTAAGTATTGGATAACGTCAGAACAATTTCAAGCACAATCAAGCTTGCGAACCTACTTAACCCGCATGGCTATTAATCGATGCAAAGATTACTTAAAAAGCTGGCGATACAGGACACAAACACTAACAAATATTTTCCCTGGAATGATTCGCCCGAAAAATCGACTCATTTTACAAGATGAACAATTGATGGTGGCTGATGCTGTATTGTCACTGCCTATTAAATTTCGTGAAGTGATTATTCTATACTATTTTGAAGAATTAACTATGCGTGAAATTGCAGCAGTCATAAATATATCAGAAAGTACGATTAAATATCGGTTGAAGACGGCGAAAGAGCGTTTGAAGGATAAGTTATCGACTCAACAATGGGAGGTGCTAAAAAGTGAATGAAATTAAACGGCAATTAGAAGTGAAAATCGGTGATACGGCACAACAGCAGCGAAATGTGATAAGGAAAATTAATGAACAATATCCAACACATGCGAAAAATAGGCCCCCCTTTTTCACTATTGCAGCCAATCTAGCGCTTTTTGCGGCAACCTGTCTATTTGTCTTTTCTTTTATTGATAAGGAAGGGTTAGACACGGCCACTATTAATGCTGTGCCGATACCGATTGCGGGGGAGAAAGGAAGCGTGATTGAAGCAAATGAGGTATTGACTCCGATTACTGAGGAACGGAAGCGGCAATATTATCAGCGGTATGTTGAAATAGTGGAGAAAGCAATGGAAAAGAAGATTGGATTTTCTATTGGTGTTGAACCAATAGAGGAGTTTAAGGAATCTGATTGGATAGAACCAGCGGAATTTGAAAAAATAATCCAAAATGACGTGACAGCATTTTTAGCAACGGAACGCGAAACACTTGCTGCTGTGTCTACTGATTTAAAGCCTGCTGTAACCAATCCGACTGGCGAAACAACTAAAGCCGCATATCTATATTTTCCTGATGTAGTAAAGAAAATTGAAGTCGCAGCGATATTCGATACACAGTACAATGCAGATAAAAATCGTCAATTATTTAGCAATGTGGATGTGATTACAACAAAATTTCTTAGCACTCATGGTACATGGGGACAAACATTTCAGAAAGCTACTTTACTAGATGGGGGAAGAACATATAGTATCTATATTGAAGGGGTTTTCTATGCGAATAACGTAACATTTGAAAAAGCATTTACAATTGAATTCCATTGTGATGAGTTTGGAAATATATATTAATAGTGTTTTTATTGAAGAAGTGATTCCTGAAATAACAATCGAATTTAAGTTGTTGTATAAAGGAACGATGGAACCTAGGCAATCCATCGTTTCTTTTTGTATTTTTTAAAAAGGATTTTAACTCATTGTCTTATATTGAATCTAAGAAGTATTGCCAATTTTTTTGTAGAAATTATTGAAGTTAAGCAGCAGTAGTCTTGAATAAGATGGATTGCTTTTTAACGATATTCTGGATTTTTTTTGAAATTTGAAACTTATGTTTATTTCAAACGTATTAAAGTTAAGGGGCTGAAGCATTTTCAAAAAGAACCTTAGATAAGGATAATAACAATATGATTTTGGAGGTGTGTTTAAGTTATGAACTATGAATATAAAGAGAAAGAAAAGAAAGATAGTTTATGTGTTTCGATTAGAGACAGGGGTGAGAACTCATTACTCGAAGTGGAGATAAAAGGAAATAACGTAGAAATAGTTACATATGTTCGAAGTGACAAAACAACACATTTCAAAATGCCCCTGGAACTCTTCGAACAAATGTACAAAAAATTGATGGGTGATCATTAATTAGTGGATAAATATATTTTTACTATTCCCTTGATGAAGGGAGTAAAAAAAGCATTCGAAATAAATAATGAAAAAGGATTAACCATTGCTAAAGTACTAAGATTCTATCCTAATTTCCTGAATATATTAACGGAAATATTTTTAACGGGATGGGAAGTTAATATAAAAGCTACAGAAGGTGATAAAGAGTTTTTAATCAGAGAGCATTTTCGTTGGACAAAAAATGAATGGTCAATATTTGAAAATGGATTAAAAATAGGTACTCTAACTAATATCAAGGCAATTGAATTCGGTGATACAAAAGAAATTGTTATTCAAGGTGAAAATTACTACTATCTTGATAAGCCACTCGAAACAAAAACATTTATACAAGACGAAAATAAAAATGTAATTGCAATAGTTGATTATAAACTGTTTGATTTATCACGAAAAAAAGAAATAGTCTTGTATAGCAATGAAATAGCAATGAAATAGCAATGAAATAGCTGTTACTTTGTTGGTCTGTATTGACTATTTATCGACTCTAAAGAAGAAATGAAAAACAACTTAACACTTTTAACTTTAGTATATTCTTATTAATTGAAAATCTTAGTGAACTAACGAGGTGCTTTAGTGTAATAACAGTAATCCTTTTCTTCTTGTGCTAACGAGGCGGTTTAAATACAAAATTAAGTTCTGTTTTACATGAACAGGCGCAAGTTCCTGATAACTGTAAAGATAGTAATTCAGGAGGTTACTACATATGAAGAACAGTAATACCAATATCCTAGTATTTTTATGCGCCATTTATATTATTTATTTTATTTATTCAATATTCCAAAACGCTAATACCCCTCCCATTACATTTACATTAATTTGTATTTATGCACTAATTTATCTTGCTGATGAAATAGTATTAAAGGATAAATTGTCTAAATGGGGGACTGGAAAGAGTTTTGATAATATGCGTAAAGTAGAATGGTATAGGCTCATAACTGCTCCATTTTTTCATATGAACTTACTACATATGATGGCAAACCTTTTCGGTATATATTTTGTAGGTTCTTTTCTAGAAGACAAAATTGGCAGCGGTTTGTTTCTGCTTATGTACATGGTGGGAAACCTTTTAGTTTCCTTATTGTTTTCTGCATTTTCTTCATTTATTAAAGGGACAGGAGCTTCCCCTGGTATATTTGCTTTAATTGGTTGTATTTTTTACTTGTATATACAAACACCAGAGTTATTCGATTTTCATTTCGGTTCTTGGCAAACAAGTTATTTAATCCTTTATACAACTTTGGGTAACTTCATAGGTCTTGGAGGGGCTATTTCTCATGTCCTTGGCTTCATTTTTGGAATATTGATGAGTATGTTACTATTTTAATTATAATTTCAAACCTAACATCAGTAGATTAAAGAGGACAAAGTTTTTGAAATAACATACTTAAACAAACGGGTGCTTTAGTTGACGATTATTGAGCCGCTTAGACGGCTCTATTTTCACGCCTGATGATTTACCAAAAAGTAACTTAATCAAACACTAGGCACTTTCTGTCTAGTAGCTTTAGTTCGCTTTAGATTGAACGACTTCTATACTATTACCGGGCTGTTTTATGTATAGGGATGCGACTTCGTCGCATCCCTATACATTTTTCCGGTAATCGTATGGTAGTCGTTCATCCATCGCTCTCCAAAAACACTTATACACAAAGTGCTAATGCTTTTAGGGAAGAAAGAATAGCTGGCTTTTTACTTGGATAAAAGCCGCCACGAAGAACGGATTTTACGAACAAAGGCGAAGCGTCGAGAGTAGTTGGATAGATGCCTTAATTTCTGCAAAGAACGCAGAAATTAAGGCCAATCAAACCCTACGCTGTTCGATTGGCTGAAGCTTTTACCGTGGTCCTTCCGACTGTTATTTTAGGAAGTATCATATTCTTCTTATAAAACTTACTAAAAGTAAAGTGGGAGCACCTTATACAACGTACAAGAGTGCCCGAAATTGCATCTTCGGGCACTTACTCTCTATAGAAAAAGTCATCTATTCTTTTCTTTCCAAGCAACTGCATTTTTCACTTGAACGTTGTAGGTACGCGACAGGCAAGTATTCGCAAT comes from Sporosarcina sp. FSL K6-3457 and encodes:
- a CDS encoding MDR family MFS transporter, which gives rise to MTWKDYPQNLKVRLVTSFFNRAVSSAVMPFMALFFAQEISKVWAGVFLLFTVVVSFFINLIGGYISDRFPRKRVLVLSSLASACMFLVMTISLYPPKNIIWLFAIAYVLYVVTSSLGRPAMHALIMDSTTPDNRKAIYALDYWLVNLSLAIGAALGGLLYVNHQIELFAFLTITSIILPIAYKIWLIDEQTIQFEKQHQNVLLDVIQSYKIAFQDSPFVKVVLGSMFIFAAEFSLNSYIGVRLAESFESIYIGGFEVAGVRMLSILNIENMLLVVCFTFIINKFTDRFSKQKVLLIGLIVYSIGYITVMSANVWYILLLFNLIATLGELIYSPVRNAEQANMIPVDKRGSYSAFSNISFSGADLIARSTIIIGAYLIPTMMSVYIGIILMVGTFLLYTGLFIRKPVS
- a CDS encoding GNAT family N-acetyltransferase yields the protein MEYRLTKVVNDKKSYLWNTNWLIVSEGNNCIIGGIMLKGLPNKNGEVIIGYYTHPTYQGNGHMTETMTRIKGWLLSQPNVRYIIADTEKDNIASHRVLEKVGAEIYKETEELYYWRIF
- a CDS encoding GerAB/ArcD/ProY family transporter, which translates into the protein METIKISVRQFTILVILFLIGSSILIVPGIIAQEAKQDAWIAAILGVVVALLLVKLYNVVGSIEPSMTLVEMNEKLLGKWIGKIVTISFLFFTIVVSGELLYFVGSFMQTQLMPETPLLAFNLLFISVIIMGVRYGLETIARSAEIIFPWFILLFLLTVFLLSPNFDFANTQPILETKMKPMIYGMLLFLSIFSFSPVVLLMIFPIAVNDSQQAKKALFKGTLIAGIILVIIVMLTIVVLGAETTSKLMYPSYSLAKRIEIGNFLQRLEMFIAFMWIITIFFKLLIYFYASVIGLAQLVNIKEYRPLTLPLGLLIVVLSVIVHPTTVDSMQYNKGAWLPFGATFGILLPLLLLVIAKIRKKM
- a CDS encoding Ger(x)C family spore germination protein, with the protein product MHELSKGVFNVKRVMVSSCLLIAIALIMSGCWNKRELNEFSIVAAVGIDKVEDDYEVSVQIVNPSEISSNKSNGGRMPFVLYHAKAETLFEAIRKLSTVTPRKPYFSHVGIMVLGEELAVEGIDQKLDLFMRDQEMRSNFLVVVSDQLPAKEILGILSPLEKIPANTMYNSLKNSSEVWASSSPTRFDELIKDLEKTNGNTVLTTIRINGDPSKGTSNANVEKTIPPAILYYSGLAVFKNGKMVGLLNEEESKGYTYIKDKIKSTATIIACPEGGNITTEVKSSKTKVKGEMANKKPRIKLDIQSNQTVAEVDCPINLEKKETIAELDKISSETLTTNITNTLDTIQNKYKADIFGFGEVIHRSNPEAWKKLEKDWEQIFPELEVQVKVDVKTKGLGTIINTIPKKQRE
- a CDS encoding spore germination protein; translation: MNFFDKWVSNTVKESFEQNPDQQPAESKILLHTSLQENIQQIKETLGNSTDITIRVVRIGKSAEQLMGIIYTDGLADQKTITDFIMESVMLDAKGTRLDKEIQSSPDIIQIIKDSVLTIADVKDVDDYKTLYHSVLSGETVILVDGHSEGLIASSTRSWQDRGVTEPLAESVVRGPRESFSETLRTNTSLIRRKIKDPNLWLETMQIGRVTQTDVAIMYINGIVSDEIVTEVRARLNRIDIDGILESGYIEELIQDDTFTPFPTVYNTERPDVIAAELLEGKVAILIDGTPFVLIVPALFVSFIHSPEDYYQRADVSSLVRVLRYIGAFFALLGPSLYVAITTFHPQMLPTSMFISIAAQREGVPFPAFVEAMLMELAFEILREAGLRMPRTVGTALSVVGTLVIGQAAVEAGLVSAVMVIVVSLTAISSFVFPAYSMSSAFRMLRFPMIVLAATFGLFGIVIGLFALTLHLCSLRTFGVPYMSPFTPYEPADQKDAILRFPRWALLSRPRLINQKNPIREQNKLTHKLKHKE